The Kitasatospora sp. NBC_00374 genome has a segment encoding these proteins:
- a CDS encoding dipeptide ABC transporter ATP-binding protein has product MTPALLTVQDLTVDFGPSPAVRGVDLELRRGETLGIVGESGSGKSVTALAVLGLLPGTARVGGSVRLEGRELVGLASRELARIRGRKVAMVFQDPLSAFTPVYRIGDQIAEAVRIHQPLDRPAARRRAAELLDLVGIPDPGRALDSFPHEFSGGMRQRAMIAMAIANDPDILLADEPTTALDVTIQAQVLEVLRTAQRETGAALVLVSHDLGVIAGMADRVAVMYAGRVVETAPVDELFARPRHPYTLGLIGAVPRLDGRGGPLVPIPGHPPAPGEGGPGCPFAARCPLVEERCRTAEPPLAGDDGHRAACVRAAELAERAPAPGEVYPLPELPAPGPAVPRAERGPVLAVSGLTKTFPQLKGAVFKRKVGEVYAVDGVDLDIRRGETLGLVGESGSGKSTTLYELLRLTRPEAGRIELLGQDTAGLDRAAAHRLRSKLQIVFQDPMASLDPRMPIGDIIAEPLHAQAAPRDLTARRIPELLRQVGLDPAHANRYPHQFSGGQRQRISIARALAVQPELLVLDEPVSALDVSIQAGVLNLLQRLKAELGLAYLFVSHDLSVIRHLADRVSVMYLGRTVETGAVAEVFERPRHPYTRALLSAVPLPDPAAERARTKVLLAGDPPSPTTRRQGCRFRARCPVYATLDAGRRTRCEQDSPPAVEAGPGLDHVAACHYPEGR; this is encoded by the coding sequence TCCGGCTCCGGCAAGTCCGTCACCGCGCTCGCGGTGCTCGGACTGCTGCCCGGCACCGCCCGGGTCGGCGGCTCGGTCCGGCTGGAGGGCCGCGAACTGGTCGGGCTGGCAAGCCGGGAGCTGGCCCGGATCCGCGGCCGCAAGGTCGCCATGGTCTTCCAGGACCCGCTCTCCGCCTTCACCCCGGTGTACCGGATCGGCGACCAGATCGCCGAGGCCGTCCGGATCCACCAGCCGCTGGACCGCCCGGCCGCCCGCAGGCGCGCCGCCGAACTGCTCGACCTGGTCGGCATCCCCGACCCCGGCCGGGCGCTGGACAGCTTCCCGCACGAGTTCTCCGGCGGGATGCGCCAGCGCGCCATGATCGCGATGGCGATCGCCAACGACCCCGACATCCTGCTCGCCGACGAACCCACCACCGCCCTGGACGTCACCATCCAGGCCCAGGTCCTGGAGGTGCTGCGCACCGCCCAGCGCGAGACCGGCGCCGCCCTCGTCCTGGTCAGCCACGACCTCGGGGTGATCGCCGGAATGGCCGACCGGGTCGCCGTGATGTACGCGGGCCGGGTGGTGGAGACCGCGCCCGTGGACGAGCTGTTCGCCCGGCCCCGGCACCCGTACACCCTGGGCCTGATCGGCGCCGTCCCCAGGCTCGACGGCCGCGGCGGCCCGCTGGTCCCGATCCCCGGCCACCCGCCGGCTCCCGGCGAGGGCGGCCCCGGCTGCCCGTTCGCGGCCCGCTGCCCGCTGGTCGAGGAGCGCTGCCGCACCGCCGAACCCCCGCTCGCGGGCGACGACGGCCACCGGGCCGCCTGCGTACGCGCCGCCGAGCTGGCCGAGCGCGCGCCGGCCCCCGGCGAGGTGTACCCGCTGCCCGAGCTGCCCGCCCCCGGGCCGGCCGTCCCACGCGCCGAACGCGGACCGGTGCTCGCCGTCAGCGGGCTGACCAAGACGTTCCCGCAGCTCAAGGGCGCCGTCTTCAAGCGCAAGGTGGGTGAGGTCTACGCGGTGGACGGGGTCGACCTGGACATCCGGCGCGGCGAGACCCTCGGCCTGGTCGGCGAGTCCGGCTCCGGCAAGTCCACCACCCTCTACGAGCTGCTTAGGCTGACCCGGCCGGAAGCCGGCCGGATCGAACTGCTCGGCCAGGACACCGCCGGACTCGACCGGGCCGCCGCCCACCGGCTCCGGTCGAAGCTGCAGATCGTCTTCCAGGACCCGATGGCCAGCCTCGACCCCCGGATGCCGATCGGCGACATCATCGCCGAACCCCTGCACGCCCAGGCCGCCCCCCGCGACCTCACCGCCCGCCGGATCCCCGAGCTGCTGCGCCAGGTCGGCCTCGACCCCGCGCACGCCAACCGCTACCCGCACCAGTTCTCCGGCGGCCAGCGCCAGCGGATCTCGATCGCCCGGGCCCTGGCCGTCCAGCCCGAACTGCTGGTCCTGGACGAGCCGGTCTCCGCGCTGGACGTCTCCATCCAGGCCGGCGTGCTCAACCTGCTCCAGCGGCTCAAGGCCGAACTCGGCCTGGCCTACCTGTTCGTCTCGCACGACCTCTCGGTGATCCGGCACCTGGCCGACCGGGTCAGCGTGATGTACCTCGGCCGCACGGTCGAGACCGGCGCGGTCGCGGAAGTCTTCGAACGCCCCCGGCACCCGTACACCCGCGCACTGCTGTCGGCCGTCCCACTGCCCGACCCGGCGGCCGAGCGGGCCCGCACCAAGGTGCTGCTGGCAGGCGACCCGCCGTCGCCCACCACCCGCCGGCAGGGCTGCCGGTTCCGCGCCCGGTGCCCGGTGTACGCGACGCTGGACGCCGGCCGGCGCACCCGCTGCGAGCAGGACTCCCCACCCGCCGTCGAGGCCGGGCCCGGCCTCGACCACGTCGCGGCCTGCCACTACCCCGAGGGCCGATAA